Part of the Niallia alba genome is shown below.
CAGTCATTTCTTCTGTTTACAGAGAAATCGCAGATTCTATCTACTGTTTTAAAAGAAATGCATATATGGGATGAGGGAGTAAGTTTAGGTGAAAGCTTAAAAAGGGGATTAGAGGTATTGAAGCAGCAAGGCTCTATTTTAAGTAATACAGAGGTGTATGAAGCTCTAGAGGCAAGGGCTGAAATAGGTGGTCTTGCTATTCCTGAAACCAATTTAGCACTCTATCATACAAGTAGTAATCAAATTGAAAGTCCATCTTTCGATATCATTGACTTGCCCGAGATGGTGAGTTTGAGGGCAATGAATGGTGCTAATGAAATGGTGAAACGAGTCCTACTTTTACTCGCACCATTAAATGCAAGTCCAAGTGTAATGGAAGTATTAAGTTTTTTAAGTGCATCTATTATTGAATCGGAGAGGAGTATCGATCTATTCAATAATGGCAATAAAGAAGAACTATTGAATTTTATTAGCAGCCAGTTTTTAAGACATCATTTGTAAAATTAATAGGAGGAATAAAAAATGAGCATTTTAAAAAAGGAAAATATTATTTTAAACAGCAGTGTAGCAGGTAAAGAGGAAGCGATCAAAAAAGCCGGTCAAATTCTAGTAGACCAAGGCTATGTATCTGAGGATTATATTCCAGCAATGTTACAAAGAGAAGAAATTTCATCTACTTATATGGGTAATTTCTTAGCAATTCCACATGGTACAGATGAGGCAAAAACAGCTGTATTAAACTCTGGACTATCTGTTATTCAAGC
Proteins encoded:
- a CDS encoding PTS sugar transporter subunit IIA; its protein translation is MSILKKENIILNSSVAGKEEAIKKAGQILVDQGYVSEDYIPAMLQREEISSTYMGNFLAIPHGTDEAKTAVLNSGLSVIQAPNGVDFGDGNIVKLIIGIAGKDGEHLELLSQIAIVCSEIENVEKLVAAKSEEEIIQILSEVE